A single window of Gemmatimonadales bacterium DNA harbors:
- a CDS encoding Glu/Leu/Phe/Val dehydrogenase, whose amino-acid sequence MASVHGQIRPEKDTHLGGEENPFESMMARFDVAAAKLNLEPGLYSVLRHAEKQIIVACPLLRDNGQTEVFTGYRVLYNTARGPAKGGIRYDMGVTLDEVNALAAWMTWKCAVVNLPFGGAKGGILCDPSTMSIGELERLTRRYTAGIIDTLGPDSDVPAPDVNTNERVMAWIMDTYSMHKRHTVTHVVTGKPIAMGGSLGRREATGRGCMISAREALKTLGMPIDRSTRVVVQGFGNVGSIAAQLMEELGLCIVAVSDKSGGIYNPNGLDLQKVRDYVRENRFLRGFPEAEHVSNEQILTLDCDVLLPAALENVITDDNASEIKARIIVEGANGPTSATADQILQDKGILIVPDILANAGGVTVSYFEWVQDRGGYFWDEETVNTRLEKIMVDAFAEVSAMAAKHDVSMRIAAYMVAIDRVAQVHRLRGMYA is encoded by the coding sequence ATGGCTTCCGTCCATGGCCAGATTCGGCCTGAAAAGGACACCCATTTGGGCGGGGAAGAAAACCCGTTCGAATCGATGATGGCTCGCTTCGACGTTGCGGCGGCCAAGCTCAACCTCGAGCCGGGTCTCTACAGCGTCCTGCGACATGCCGAAAAGCAGATCATCGTGGCGTGTCCGCTTCTGCGCGATAACGGCCAGACAGAGGTGTTTACCGGATATCGAGTGCTCTATAATACCGCCCGCGGCCCCGCCAAGGGCGGTATTCGTTATGACATGGGCGTCACGCTCGACGAAGTGAACGCGCTCGCTGCGTGGATGACCTGGAAATGCGCCGTCGTCAACCTGCCGTTCGGCGGGGCCAAAGGCGGGATTCTCTGCGATCCGTCGACCATGTCGATCGGAGAACTCGAGCGGCTCACCCGTCGCTACACCGCAGGGATCATCGACACCCTGGGACCCGACTCGGATGTGCCGGCGCCGGACGTCAACACCAATGAGCGCGTCATGGCGTGGATCATGGATACCTACTCCATGCACAAGCGCCACACGGTAACGCATGTCGTCACCGGCAAGCCGATCGCGATGGGCGGCTCGCTTGGGCGCCGCGAGGCGACCGGGCGGGGCTGCATGATCTCGGCTCGTGAGGCGCTCAAGACCCTGGGCATGCCGATCGATCGGTCGACACGCGTGGTGGTCCAGGGCTTCGGCAACGTCGGGTCGATCGCTGCCCAGCTGATGGAAGAGCTCGGGCTCTGCATCGTTGCCGTGAGCGACAAGAGCGGCGGTATTTACAATCCGAACGGGCTCGACCTGCAGAAGGTGCGCGACTACGTTCGCGAGAACCGGTTCCTGCGCGGATTTCCGGAAGCCGAGCACGTATCCAACGAGCAGATCTTGACGCTCGACTGCGACGTCCTGCTCCCGGCCGCGCTCGAGAACGTGATCACCGACGACAACGCCTCCGAGATCAAGGCGCGGATCATCGTCGAAGGCGCCAATGGGCCCACCTCCGCAACGGCAGACCAGATCCTCCAGGACAAGGGCATCCTGATCGTGCCCGACATTCTGGCCAACGCAGGCGGCGTCACGGTCAGCTACTTCGAGTGGGTCCAGGACCGCGGCGGCTACTTCTGGGACGAGGAAACCGTCAATACCCGTCTCGAGAAGATCATGGTCGACGCCTTTGCCGAGGTGTCCGCAATGGCGGCCAAGCACGACGTCAGCATGCGGATCGCCGCGTACATGGTAGCGATCGACCGGGTGGCCCAAGTCCATCGACTCCGCGGGATGTATGCGTAG
- the lpxK gene encoding tetraacyldisaccharide 4'-kinase, which yields MAARRGDSHRLIRWLWTSRRIDARLVRAGLVPLAGLWRAAASARNLAFDRGWIPVRDLSLPTVAVGNLTVGGSGKTPIAGWIAARWARQGRVPGILLRGYGHDEVLVHQRTVPDAVVVADADRVRGAELAAARGAEVLVLDDAFQRRDVWRDLNILLVAAESARAVRWCLPAGPWREPAAGARRADCIIVTRKRADAATAAQVAREFGAMIDGPVGIVHLGVAQYRGMVTGRTVARSELANRRVVAASAIANPEAFIAQTKATGAQVQAATWRDHHSFRDEDVAWLARAARKADFVILTEKDAVKLRDRWPASIPEPLVAELEVQWEDGQAEFEARLDGLLRPPGAD from the coding sequence ATGGCAGCGCGACGCGGCGACAGCCACCGGCTGATCCGATGGCTCTGGACCAGCCGGCGGATCGACGCCCGGCTCGTCCGGGCGGGACTGGTGCCGCTGGCCGGCCTGTGGCGGGCCGCAGCCAGTGCCCGGAACCTGGCATTCGACCGAGGCTGGATTCCGGTCCGCGATCTGTCGCTGCCCACAGTCGCGGTTGGAAACCTCACGGTCGGCGGGTCAGGGAAGACCCCCATCGCGGGGTGGATCGCGGCTCGGTGGGCCCGCCAGGGCCGTGTGCCGGGCATTCTGCTGCGGGGCTACGGACACGACGAGGTCCTGGTCCATCAGCGAACGGTTCCCGACGCCGTGGTCGTGGCCGATGCCGACCGGGTCCGAGGCGCTGAGCTGGCGGCGGCCCGAGGTGCCGAAGTCCTGGTGCTGGACGATGCCTTTCAGCGGCGCGACGTCTGGCGCGACCTCAACATTCTTCTCGTGGCAGCCGAGTCTGCTCGTGCCGTCCGCTGGTGTCTGCCAGCGGGGCCCTGGCGCGAACCCGCGGCCGGTGCACGGCGCGCCGATTGCATCATCGTCACCCGGAAGCGGGCGGATGCGGCCACGGCCGCGCAGGTGGCGCGTGAGTTCGGTGCGATGATCGACGGTCCGGTGGGCATCGTGCACTTGGGCGTTGCCCAGTATCGCGGCATGGTGACGGGCCGGACCGTGGCGCGGTCGGAACTGGCCAATCGGCGGGTGGTGGCCGCCTCGGCCATTGCCAACCCGGAAGCGTTCATTGCCCAGACCAAGGCGACTGGCGCGCAGGTCCAGGCGGCCACCTGGCGCGACCACCACAGCTTTCGTGACGAGGACGTCGCCTGGCTGGCTCGCGCGGCGCGCAAGGCGGATTTCGTGATTCTGACGGAAAAGGACGCCGTCAAGCTGCGCGATCGCTGGCCGGCCAGTATTCCGGAGCCGCTCGTTGCGGAACTCGAGGTGCAGTGGGAGGACGGGCAAGCCGAATTCGAAGCGCGCCTCGACGGCCTCCTCCGCCCACCGGGAGCCGATTAG
- a CDS encoding lysophospholipid acyltransferase family protein, which produces MKWRLAPRTTARLVGPLVSSLARTWRIEARGDDAWRALRTAQRPFVFLLWHEVLLPLLWHHRHQGIAIVVSEANDGRYLAAYAERLGYRCLYGSSTRGGVRALVGAIKALESGTPVAFTPDGPRGPRRELKPGILAAAAKAAVPILPIHAETDRAWRLSSWDRFVVPKLAARVRIGYGNPFSVGPGSEAAAGAAGQAEAALSTIEMEIAWQRDAATATG; this is translated from the coding sequence ATGAAGTGGCGCCTGGCGCCCCGGACCACGGCACGCCTGGTCGGTCCGCTGGTCTCGTCGCTGGCGCGAACCTGGCGGATCGAGGCCCGGGGCGACGACGCCTGGCGCGCACTGCGCACCGCGCAGCGCCCGTTCGTCTTCCTGCTCTGGCACGAGGTCCTTTTGCCGCTGCTCTGGCATCACCGGCATCAGGGCATTGCCATCGTGGTGAGCGAAGCGAACGACGGACGTTACCTCGCCGCCTACGCCGAACGGCTGGGATATCGCTGCTTGTATGGATCGAGCACCCGGGGCGGAGTCCGCGCGCTGGTCGGTGCCATCAAGGCGCTCGAGTCGGGAACTCCCGTGGCGTTTACACCGGACGGCCCCCGCGGCCCTCGTCGCGAACTCAAGCCGGGTATCCTGGCGGCGGCGGCCAAAGCAGCGGTGCCCATCCTGCCGATTCATGCCGAGACCGATCGAGCCTGGCGACTGTCGTCCTGGGACCGTTTTGTCGTTCCGAAGCTGGCCGCTCGCGTCCGAATCGGCTATGGCAACCCCTTTTCCGTGGGCCCCGGCTCTGAGGCCGCCGCCGGAGCAGCCGGGCAGGCTGAAGCGGCATTGAGCACGATCGAAATGGAGATCGCATGGCAGCGCGACGCGGCGACAGCCACCGGCTGA
- the lpxB gene encoding lipid-A-disaccharide synthase gives MTDRIFLSAGEPSGDLHGAAVVRALKARMPGVEIEAFGGPAMAAAGARIRWPMERYTVMGFAEIISKIPAHARLLGDLRRDLKAGRYRLVIPVDYPGFNLRVAEAAQAAQVPVLYYVAPQLWAWGAKRAARFRKAVDRFAVIFPFEAPFFAKLGLAAEYVGHPLADRAVVPTRADARAALGIPPDARVLSLFPGSRRQELARHWTAFRGAGAKLLAEGQVDRVLVATVAVGTYPDSGALELLDADPMLVLAAADAVLAKSGTTTLEAALTDTPMVVAYRVHPFTAWLARRIMRVQWISLPNLIANRPVVTELVQGEVKVDRLADAVRPLLDPDADATVTQRADLAAVREQLGGPGAAERVAELAATLLR, from the coding sequence GTGACGGACCGAATCTTCCTCTCGGCGGGGGAGCCCTCGGGCGATCTGCATGGCGCGGCGGTGGTACGGGCCCTCAAGGCCCGGATGCCGGGGGTCGAGATCGAAGCCTTCGGCGGACCCGCCATGGCGGCCGCCGGGGCCCGGATACGCTGGCCGATGGAACGGTACACGGTCATGGGCTTTGCCGAGATCATTTCGAAGATCCCAGCCCACGCCCGCCTCCTGGGCGACCTTCGGCGCGACCTCAAGGCCGGCCGCTATCGGCTCGTCATCCCGGTCGATTATCCCGGCTTCAACCTCCGGGTCGCCGAGGCCGCCCAGGCGGCGCAGGTTCCGGTGCTGTATTACGTCGCCCCCCAGCTCTGGGCCTGGGGGGCCAAGCGTGCGGCGCGGTTCCGGAAAGCGGTCGATCGTTTCGCGGTCATCTTTCCGTTCGAAGCCCCGTTCTTCGCCAAGCTGGGCCTGGCGGCCGAGTACGTCGGCCATCCCCTCGCTGATCGGGCGGTCGTCCCGACCCGCGCCGACGCGCGCGCCGCGCTCGGGATTCCACCGGATGCGCGGGTGCTCAGTCTGTTCCCGGGCAGCCGGCGTCAGGAACTGGCCCGCCACTGGACGGCGTTTCGCGGGGCGGGCGCCAAGCTCCTGGCAGAGGGGCAGGTCGACCGGGTGCTGGTGGCTACCGTCGCCGTGGGCACCTATCCCGACTCGGGGGCGCTGGAACTCCTGGATGCCGATCCGATGCTGGTCCTGGCCGCTGCCGACGCAGTCCTTGCCAAGTCTGGCACCACGACCCTGGAGGCGGCACTGACCGATACACCGATGGTGGTGGCCTATCGGGTTCACCCCTTCACGGCATGGCTCGCGCGGCGGATCATGCGGGTGCAGTGGATCAGCCTGCCCAACCTGATTGCCAACCGGCCGGTCGTGACCGAACTAGTGCAGGGCGAGGTCAAGGTAGACCGCCTGGCCGACGCGGTGCGTCCCCTCCTCGATCCCGACGCCGATGCAACCGTGACCCAGCGGGCTGACCTGGCGGCTGTCCGGGAACAGCTGGGCGGCCCCGGCGCCGCCGAACGGGTTGCGGAGCTTGCTGCGACCTTGCTGCGATGA
- a CDS encoding Gfo/Idh/MocA family oxidoreductase, translated as MCRLPVGVIGVGALGRHHARHVARLPDAELVGVHDTDAARGQEIAQANGTSFFADLDGLLDRVEAVTVAVPTPDHATVGLRALARGRAVLMEKPLAASLAEADALLAASSRSGAPLFVGHIERFNRAVRAAEPYLGEVRYFESTRLAPFQPRGADVAVILDLMIHDLDLVLHLSRGSPAVEVRASGVAVLTPHVDIVNSRVEFGSGAVANITASRVARERVRKLRLFQPNGYFSLDLAAGTGVFMRLRSDRPANGALNLEEIVEVIPLAAPEQDALGEEIRSFVRSVRGEEAAVVSGAEGRAALELALRVGEAVKPG; from the coding sequence ATGTGTCGTCTGCCCGTCGGGGTGATCGGAGTCGGCGCGCTGGGACGCCATCACGCCCGGCACGTTGCCCGGCTTCCTGACGCGGAACTCGTCGGGGTCCACGATACCGATGCGGCTCGCGGGCAGGAGATCGCGCAGGCCAACGGCACATCGTTCTTTGCGGACCTGGACGGGTTGCTCGACCGTGTCGAAGCGGTGACCGTGGCCGTTCCGACGCCGGACCACGCCACAGTCGGGTTGCGTGCGCTCGCTCGCGGGCGGGCCGTCCTGATGGAAAAGCCGCTGGCGGCGTCTCTGGCAGAGGCCGATGCCCTGCTGGCGGCGTCCTCGCGTTCCGGCGCGCCGCTGTTCGTCGGCCACATCGAGCGATTCAATCGAGCCGTGCGGGCGGCCGAACCGTACCTGGGAGAGGTTCGCTACTTCGAGAGCACCCGACTGGCGCCGTTCCAGCCCCGGGGAGCGGATGTGGCGGTGATTCTCGACCTGATGATCCACGATCTGGACCTGGTGCTGCACCTGAGTCGCGGATCGCCGGCCGTGGAGGTTCGGGCCAGCGGGGTGGCCGTTCTGACACCCCACGTCGACATCGTCAACTCGCGGGTCGAGTTCGGGTCTGGTGCGGTCGCCAACATCACGGCCTCGCGGGTGGCACGGGAACGCGTCCGCAAGTTACGGCTCTTTCAGCCTAACGGTTACTTTTCACTCGACCTCGCAGCCGGGACCGGCGTCTTCATGCGTCTGCGCAGCGATCGCCCGGCCAACGGAGCGCTCAATCTCGAGGAAATCGTCGAAGTGATTCCCCTGGCTGCGCCCGAGCAGGATGCCCTGGGCGAGGAAATCCGCAGCTTCGTCCGGTCGGTCCGCGGCGAGGAGGCTGCGGTCGTGAGCGGGGCCGAAGGACGGGCGGCGCTCGAGTTGGCGCTCCGCGTGGGCGAAGCGGTCAAGCCGGGGTGA
- the lpxA gene encoding acyl-ACP--UDP-N-acetylglucosamine O-acyltransferase → MTAPPTETTVHPTAIVDPDAVIGTGVEVGPFAIIGPNVTIGDRCRIGPRVTLERNVRLATGVSIGAGSILGGDPQDLKFRGEETWVEIGADTTIREYSTVNRGTAASGVTRIGARCFIMSYVHLAHDCHVGDHVSIANGTQLAGHITVHDRAILSGVVALHQFVTVGSLAFVGGCSRVNQDIPPFVKAVGNPVELYGLNSVGLQRAGMPEETVRALKRVYRLFFNSDLNVSQAMARVEAEVPMIPEVRQFLEFVSRSGRGIPS, encoded by the coding sequence ATGACGGCGCCTCCGACCGAGACGACGGTCCATCCCACCGCGATCGTGGATCCCGATGCGGTGATCGGAACTGGCGTCGAGGTAGGTCCGTTTGCGATCATCGGTCCCAACGTCACGATCGGCGACCGCTGTCGGATCGGTCCGCGCGTTACCCTCGAACGGAATGTGCGGCTGGCCACCGGCGTGTCGATCGGTGCCGGCTCCATTCTCGGCGGTGACCCGCAGGACCTCAAGTTCAGAGGCGAAGAAACCTGGGTCGAGATCGGGGCCGACACCACGATCCGCGAGTATTCGACCGTGAACCGCGGCACTGCGGCGTCCGGTGTGACACGGATCGGCGCGCGCTGCTTCATCATGAGCTATGTGCACCTGGCGCACGATTGCCATGTCGGCGATCACGTCAGCATCGCCAATGGTACGCAGCTGGCAGGGCACATTACCGTGCACGACCGCGCGATTCTCTCCGGCGTCGTGGCCCTGCATCAGTTCGTCACGGTCGGCTCGCTGGCTTTCGTGGGGGGCTGTTCCCGGGTCAATCAGGATATTCCGCCGTTCGTCAAAGCCGTGGGCAATCCGGTCGAGCTCTACGGGCTCAACAGTGTCGGACTGCAGCGGGCCGGCATGCCGGAGGAAACCGTCCGGGCCCTCAAGCGGGTCTACCGCCTCTTCTTCAATTCGGACCTCAACGTCTCCCAGGCCATGGCGCGGGTGGAGGCCGAAGTTCCGATGATTCCTGAAGTGCGGCAGTTCCTGGAATTCGTTTCACGATCCGGGCGCGGCATCCCCTCCTGA
- the lpxC gene encoding UDP-3-O-[3-hydroxymyristoyl] N-acetylglucosamine deacetylase, translated as MARRTLKDVATLTGTGLHTGATTTVRCGPAASGTGIRFRRVDLPDTPEFAARIDAVEATERRTAIGPVGATVHTVEHLLAAVAALELDDLLIEIDGPEAPILDGSFAPFLAELERVGTTEQDGTPAVLTVTTPFTVTVGDASYIVSPAKALRITATIEWPHPLIGRQVGAYDVTLDEFRRELAPARTFGFANELDSLRAKGLLKGGTPESAVVLSDTEVLTGPLRWPDEFLRHKAGDIVGDLALTGSRIRAHIVATRPSHEGNVALAQTLIRTAASNGQVLDIGRILDVIPHRYPFLLVDRIIEIEPRKRVVGIKNVTINEPFFQGHFPNHPVMPGVLIVESMAQAGGMLLMGELDAPADKVVYFMTLDNIKFRRPVVPGDQIRQEVEMVQLRGRVCRMKGVAYVDGVVVCEAEMMAMVMDK; from the coding sequence ATGGCTAGACGAACCTTGAAGGACGTGGCGACCCTGACGGGGACAGGCCTCCATACGGGTGCCACCACCACGGTTCGCTGCGGGCCCGCAGCGTCGGGTACCGGGATCCGTTTCCGGCGGGTGGACCTGCCCGATACGCCCGAGTTTGCCGCCCGGATCGATGCGGTCGAAGCGACCGAGCGTCGCACGGCCATCGGACCGGTCGGCGCGACCGTCCATACGGTCGAACACCTGCTGGCAGCGGTTGCTGCGCTTGAGCTCGACGATCTGCTGATCGAGATCGACGGGCCCGAGGCCCCGATTCTGGACGGCTCCTTTGCCCCTTTCCTGGCCGAGCTGGAGCGGGTGGGGACGACCGAGCAGGATGGCACGCCGGCTGTCCTGACGGTCACGACACCGTTTACGGTCACCGTGGGTGACGCCAGCTACATCGTGTCGCCCGCCAAGGCGCTGCGGATTACCGCGACGATCGAATGGCCGCACCCACTGATCGGTCGCCAGGTTGGTGCGTATGATGTGACGCTGGACGAGTTCCGCCGCGAGTTGGCGCCCGCCCGCACCTTCGGTTTTGCGAACGAGCTCGATAGTCTGCGTGCCAAGGGACTGCTCAAAGGCGGCACCCCGGAGTCGGCGGTCGTGTTATCGGACACCGAGGTGCTGACGGGGCCGCTCCGCTGGCCGGACGAGTTTCTGCGCCACAAGGCGGGCGACATCGTGGGCGATCTGGCGCTGACGGGATCCCGGATCCGCGCGCATATCGTCGCCACGCGGCCGAGCCATGAGGGGAATGTGGCCCTCGCACAAACCCTGATACGCACCGCGGCATCGAACGGCCAGGTGCTCGATATCGGGCGAATCCTGGACGTCATCCCGCATCGGTATCCCTTTCTCCTGGTCGATCGGATCATCGAGATCGAGCCGCGCAAGCGCGTGGTCGGAATCAAGAACGTCACCATCAACGAGCCATTTTTTCAGGGACACTTCCCGAACCACCCCGTCATGCCGGGCGTATTGATCGTGGAATCGATGGCGCAAGCCGGCGGGATGCTGCTGATGGGAGAGCTGGACGCCCCGGCAGACAAGGTGGTTTACTTCATGACGCTGGACAATATCAAGTTCCGGCGTCCCGTAGTTCCCGGGGACCAGATCCGACAGGAGGTCGAGATGGTCCAGTTACGAGGCCGGGTGTGTCGCATGAAAGGCGTGGCGTACGTCGACGGCGTCGTCGTCTGCGAAGCAGAGATGATGGCCATGGTTATGGACAAGTGA
- the lpxD gene encoding UDP-3-O-(3-hydroxymyristoyl)glucosamine N-acyltransferase translates to MTIAAASLTAAAIAELVGGRLEGDGTVQLHAVGPLDRAHGDALSFLASHKYVDQFMVSRAGAVLVPLDLPPETPGPATRIAVRDPAGAIARVVSTLFPTARPTPSIDPSARIGTGCQLGHDLALAAHVVLGDGVVLGDRVVLAAGVVLEPGVRIGNDSVLDPHVVCYRGTEIGDRVHIKAGAVIGGSGFGFISDRQGHHPIPHVGGCRVADDVQIGANSCIDRGSIGDTVIGPGTKLDNHVHIGHNARIGARCLIMGGVVVAGSARVGDDVILAGHSAIGGHFTVGDRARVGAKAGVISEVAPGTDVSGFPARPHREFLRAQAALYRLAPLVAELETIVKDRRQDG, encoded by the coding sequence GTGACCATCGCCGCGGCGTCCCTGACCGCGGCGGCCATTGCCGAGCTCGTCGGGGGCCGCCTCGAAGGGGATGGAACAGTGCAACTTCACGCCGTGGGCCCGCTCGATCGGGCTCACGGCGATGCGCTTTCGTTCCTGGCCTCCCACAAGTATGTCGATCAGTTCATGGTGAGCCGCGCCGGCGCTGTCCTGGTGCCGCTCGACCTTCCCCCTGAGACGCCGGGACCGGCAACCCGGATCGCCGTGCGCGATCCGGCCGGAGCGATCGCTCGCGTGGTCAGCACCCTCTTTCCGACGGCACGCCCCACACCGAGTATCGACCCCTCGGCCCGGATCGGCACCGGCTGTCAGCTCGGACACGATCTCGCGCTCGCCGCGCACGTTGTGCTCGGCGATGGCGTCGTGCTGGGTGACCGCGTCGTGCTGGCGGCGGGCGTCGTTCTCGAACCGGGTGTCCGGATCGGCAACGACAGCGTGCTCGACCCGCATGTGGTCTGCTACCGGGGCACCGAGATCGGCGACCGGGTTCACATTAAGGCCGGGGCGGTCATTGGCGGGTCTGGATTCGGATTCATTTCGGACCGGCAGGGTCACCACCCGATTCCGCATGTTGGGGGCTGCCGGGTGGCGGACGACGTCCAAATCGGCGCCAATAGCTGCATTGACCGAGGTAGCATCGGTGACACAGTCATCGGGCCAGGGACCAAGCTCGACAATCACGTGCACATCGGGCACAACGCCCGGATCGGTGCCCGCTGTCTGATCATGGGTGGGGTCGTCGTTGCCGGTAGCGCCCGCGTAGGGGATGACGTGATCCTCGCGGGTCATAGTGCAATCGGTGGACATTTCACGGTTGGTGATCGGGCCCGGGTCGGTGCCAAAGCGGGGGTTATTTCCGAGGTGGCGCCGGGCACCGATGTGAGCGGGTTTCCCGCCCGGCCCCATCGCGAGTTTCTCCGTGCCCAGGCGGCGTTGTACCGGCTCGCGCCGCTCGTGGCCGAACTCGAAACCATCGTTAAGGATCGAAGGCAGGATGGCTAG
- a CDS encoding OmpH family outer membrane protein, with product MSLVRFVLMSTTVLALAGTASQLAAQATPPPAQPPRATTAQPQVASSRIAFINAGALLRGMPGYAAAESLFTREATQIRGEADKLRAAFDSSVATYQQSQAMMTPSNRTARERQLQAQGDSLQAKLQALQAKLGNRQQELMAPMEQRLRAIIEGVRAEENIALIIDIGAEESANIITYDRSLDITLRIAQRLAQAPPG from the coding sequence ATGTCGCTGGTTCGGTTCGTTCTGATGTCAACCACGGTTCTGGCCCTCGCGGGAACCGCATCACAGCTTGCCGCGCAGGCAACGCCGCCGCCGGCTCAGCCGCCTCGCGCGACGACGGCCCAGCCGCAAGTCGCTTCGTCCAGGATCGCCTTCATCAACGCCGGCGCACTCCTCCGCGGCATGCCGGGTTACGCGGCAGCCGAGAGTCTGTTCACGCGGGAAGCGACCCAGATCCGGGGCGAAGCGGACAAGCTGCGAGCGGCCTTCGATTCGTCGGTGGCGACGTATCAGCAGAGTCAGGCGATGATGACGCCCAGCAACCGCACCGCCCGCGAGCGGCAGTTGCAGGCGCAGGGCGACTCGCTCCAGGCCAAGCTGCAGGCGCTGCAAGCCAAACTGGGCAATCGGCAGCAGGAGCTGATGGCGCCGATGGAGCAGCGGCTCCGGGCCATCATCGAGGGGGTCCGCGCCGAGGAGAACATCGCACTGATCATCGACATTGGGGCGGAGGAGTCGGCCAACATCATCACCTACGATCGGTCGCTCGACATTACCCTCCGGATTGCGCAGCGGCTGGCGCAGGCGCCCCCCGGTTGA